Sequence from the Helianthus annuus cultivar XRQ/B chromosome 13, HanXRQr2.0-SUNRISE, whole genome shotgun sequence genome:
cctagatagtcatcttgtaaaggccgtatctcattcgttattaggagttagacaaTGAGCCTTATATCGTTGGAAAGGCTGTTtcgcatattacatttcatatttggtcacaagaggctggttatgagatttagtgggtcaaaacagcatgaaaagttagtaaattcgtcacttttgacagccctagatagtcatcttgtaaaggccgtatctcattcgttattaggagttagacaacgagccttatattGTTGAAAAGGTTATTTCGCATATTACAATTCTTATTTAAAGTCGGAGTCAGATTATGtgattaaaaaggggaaaagtgaCCCCGAACAGCTGTTTCGTGAAAAATGCAGCAATGAAAATAATGTGTTTTATGGACTTAAAACATATGTTTTTCTAGTCACCGATTTACTAAACACTAAATATTGCTTCCGGTGAATGTTTACAGTTGTTAAGGTGTGTTTAAAGCGTTACTATATGTAAAATTGATCTTGTGAACATCGGGTATAAAATCAAGTAATCATGTAGTTGTATGTACCACATAACATGAATATGAAATGTGTATAACGATACTACAAGTGTTAGAACAATTATGTGTACGTACGTATGATAATAAATTTGAGTGAGTGAATGTTGAATATTGTGGTTGTCGGTTCATGTCATATGCATGATAAGcttgactaatgaaagtctatGTAGCTAAGAGCTAGGAATGGATGTGATATGAACGAACATGCATACTAACTATGATATGGACGTAATGACTTGAAATGATAGGAATCCCAATTGACATGGACTCAAGAATGGAAGGCTAACGGATCAAGGGTAAATAAAGAAGCTATGCACAACTCGGACGCACGATGTAAGTGATTCCAATTCACTTCTTAGTATGTACGTAGTATTTAATATTTATGTGTAGAAAAATATGCAAGAATCATGTAATGAATGAGAAGTATTGAGGTAAGTATTATTTTAGTATAACAAAGGAGTTGTTTATAATGAAAGTAAACTAGTAGGATTAGACGGGTCAAATAATGTATAAAGGGGTTTATAAGCCGTTTGCTTATAAATCAGATTTTGATGCTACCTGAAGTGATAAACGGATCCGTAATTAAATTACTtgcgcgtaggaaaaagaatcgggtaaaacggatcaaaaatGAGAGAGTTATGTTCGTTTCGGTAAGAATTAATGGCTAGGAAAGTGCAGAGCTGACACCCGGCCGGGTGAAGGTTCTGTGAAAAATATATGGTTagttgacacggccgggtggttAACCCGACCCGGCCGGGTGAAGGggctgaaaaaaaaaataatatatgtaAGTAGAAAGTGGTTGCTATGAATGCACGTAAAAATTAGGAATGTATACGTTTGTGAATGCGAAATGTTATAAATGTATAAAGGAATGGTACGGAATGGTTTCATTATGTTCGAGCATTAATGATTGCTAATGGTGTGTTTAAGATTGAAATGCATTGCAGGTATATGAACACCGGGTTCTTGAAGTTTCGAAGTCGAACTCTGAATAAGAAAATACGAGAGGATAGTTAAATAAATCAAAGTTTCATTGTTAAATGTTATTCACTATTAGATTATATGAGAATCATGTTGTATAACGTTGTCAATGACTAAtggttaagttgtatgtgatgttcACAGGTATTGCATGTATCTCTACCACTACTATCGAAGATAAGCATGCATTGATCGAGCCCCAAATTAAAGATTGTACGGGAAGAACGACCACATAGTCCGATTTATGTATTGTCTTGAAGTGTTACTTTAATGTGGTTATTGTTAATCCCTTTTTTGTAAACGTTTATCATTTGTATTTGAGCTTTTAAATAAGTAATGGGTCTAAATaagaaagaaaatttttgggctcatattttccgctgcgtcatgTTTAAGTtcttacagggaattgttcattatacgaacgggtcatgcccgaattttgtaaataataataCTTATTTGGAATAAGAAATATGGGCGTTACATATGCGCATTTCGTGTTAGATCCTTTAACAATTAGATAATCCTAAATCCTTTACATAGTTGTTGTTCTCGTTGCAACCCTTAGATTGTACCTCGGTGGTAATGTTGTTAAATGTCATTACTTGGGCATACTATTCCAACATCAACAATTCTAGCAACGGATGCTAGCCATCATTCACTTAACAACTTATGATTAACCATTTAATCATCAATCATAAACATATATCATCAGCCATAAGAAGGTAACAATTAACAATCACAACAGTAGGTTCCAATCATGGACATAAGGGTAGCATACATTGTAACCTAAAATAGTAAAAATAGGGATCCAGAACTCCCTCGGAGTTAACTTCTTGACCCGTAACAACGTACAATCCGACCCTCAAACGCTGAGTCAACTGGTTAAAGATTCAGATAAACCACATGGACTTTTCGCACAATAACCCAACAAAAGGTGGGACTTCTCGCTAATAATGTTGCCACGCAAAAAATGGCTTTTCGCTCAGGAAGCATTTGGTTCCATACTACTTTGGTTAAATTAACATTTCGTGAATCATACATTTCACTAGAAAAATTACAAATAAATTATGAGACGTGTCGTTAAGTCCAAAAAGGTTTCTGAAATTTTCTCAAAGTCTAATTGTTcatagaaaaaccaccaaaaataaTTTAGCGCATCAAGGGAAATTTCATCACATTCTGTCGACAGTTTACGGTTTATTTTATAGAGAAATCCTCATcgatccgattgacgaaattccagccGTAGAAGTTTGAAACCTCCTAGGACTATTTATTGTAAATATTTCAAGTATTAACTCCAATCATAGCCCAAGTTATGACCTTCGTAACAGGCTGCAATTTCTGCTGAAAAACGCAGCCTGTACCTGTGTTTCCATTCTTAATCTTTTGACTTACCTAAACTTGTCAAAAATTATGAATCCAATTGGATTTCAAAGGTATTTCATTGAACTTCATTTTAGACTCAAGAACCACACGTTTTCGTTATGTTTTGATCAGGTTACAGTTGACACAATTCGACCTAAAAATTCTGTGTAGAAGCTGTTTGTTCACAACAGTTTACGAAATGTTTTATGATGATATTATCTAGCTATTAGACTACTAAGACATCTATAATAGTATGTAGATCTATTTTATCATCAATATCATGTTTTAAATCGAAACCCTAGCATACAGGCATGCATACGCAACTATAATTTAACAAACTTCATAAACAATTCACCAAATTCATCAAGAACCCGATTCTAACAACCCTAGCATTCAAGAACCCAGTTTTCACGTAATCACAAAAACAATACACAACTAAAACAATAAACAAGATTGACATTTGTTACTGCGAGATATAGAGATCGAGAAAAGCTTGGTAAACAAGAGAGTTGAAAGCCTTGAGGATCAGAGTCGCCATTCAGAGATGAAAGATTGAGATAAAAGAAGTGTTACGAATTAGGTTTTGCATGTTATATATACGGAACTTGAGTAAGTGGGGGAGTTTATAAGAGTTTCGAATTTGTATTAAGGGTTAAaggttccatatatatatatatatatatatatatatatatatatatatatatatatatatatagggagccgctagaatgaaaaccaccccgagttgtaagaaccgcgagaaccacaccatccgggtcgccgtttaccatgattttttttacaactagatgtgtatattataaacacatccgtaaaaaaaaaaattaaacgccccccccccctcccgagggggtagttttttacaccacaagtttggtgaaaaaaaaaagaaaacaaaaaaaaaaataaaaacaccaaacttgtggtgtaaaaaactaccccctcgggggggggggggggcgtttaatttttttttacggatgtgtttataatatacacatctagttgtaaaaaaaatcatggtaaacggcgacccggatggtgtggttctcgcggttcttacaactcggggtggttttcattctagcagccccctatatatatatatatatatatataaacaagatAAGATTTCTGAGTTTGATTGCAAGGGGTAAGGGGTGTCCGAGTTTAGAGTTGGGGGGGGGGTTCCGAATTTAAGGAGGGGTGTGATGGTGCTCTGAATTTATGTATTGGTTTAAGGTGTTCCGAATTTGGGTTAGGACTTGTAGGAATTCTGAATTTGGGTTAAGGGTGGAAGGGAATTCCGAATTTGTGAGTTAGTTTATAATAACTACACACTAAGTCTCTCAAGTTAGGACTTGTAGCATTATAACTTTTGTTAGGAAACtatatttgtaagtattgaagaaaatcataTTCAACTTAATctatgaagaagataacagtcctgaagatcacaacaagaagaagaagaagatcggaTAGGACAACTAAAAAGAACAACATCtacttcaaagtatcataagttgatcaagagctgaagaagattatcagagaatgtctttctgatggatctgatgatatttctgatgaaatatcatcagtttctgacgattctaatgatcagattttctgatgatttgttcaccagaatttctgatgaagtggtttatcagaaattctaatgaataacccacttgtctaaaaatcagctctatcctgccacaataaccgaagcaacttgacattattggatatcatgattacaaaggcaacttgaCTGTTGGATTCAATGACTATGTCAAAtagctactttatgcaggacttatacataaataaacaaatgtttattcatgtatccagccgtctataaatagaaggctcaccAAGCAGAGAACAATGAGTTAAGCTTAGCATTCAATACATACTACAAACTCCATTGTCCTTTCACCCTCAGAATTCAAGTATTCATTTGtaatagataataatcttacaatcaccttgtaaaccattttgtttcaacgtgatataaacttgataattctgtaggtcttgtttcttgaaagtctgatttctatTTCCGCACACTATTTTCACATCTATTTGAAATCACTtgccaacaattggtatcagagtagattgaataaatcattttcaaacgatcaatcgctcatcTTCTTTTCTCTAAATATGGCTAGCTTTCAATcatggaataatgcttttaacattggctctatgtctaaacctccgactctggtcagagaggaatacccccaatggaaaatcaggatggtcaatttccttaatggtcatgaccgagctctgtttcaatccattgaaaggggtccacatataccaatgactgaaataccagctattccagcaactgaccaatcacctgcaatccctgcctcccgagctccCAAAAGTGATATACTTTGGAGCCCGGAAGACAAGGAAAAGGTGGCTGGGGATGAAAGGGCAAAGTAACTTTTAATAATGGCTATccctaatgacatattttcacaagttgatgcatgtgcataagctaaggaaatatgggatcagttggaaaatctttgtgaaggggAGAAAGGGtgaaaagaaacaagagaacaaacaatgTTTCCTCATATGAGAGGTTCAAAAGTTTACCTTATGAAAGATTAAATGAAACATATCAAAGATTTACAAAACTTTtgaacgagctaaagaaatttggaataacaaaatcaaatgatgaaagaaacataaaatttctggATGCCttacctagagaatggagaagtctaaccatgactttgtcctcaaccttagaactaggtaATATGACTCTTCATGCTTGTACAGCATTCTggtccccagagaggaagaaatatttgaagaatccattcaaagagggggatttttagctcttatctcaaactCACAAAGAACACCTACCAATGATCCACAATCATCAAACAGTCAAAATCTTGAAATTTctgatacatcatcagatttttcagcttttgctgaagcAATTGCACTGCTCACTAAAACCTTTGAGCAGAGATTGAGGGGAGGAGGCCAAAGATACTAGAAAAGTGACAGAGGGAGGATGGATGGAAGATCTAAGGAAGAAGGTAGATCTAAGGATAAGGGAAAGGCTGAAGttgtgtgttacaagtgcaagcagAGGGGCCACTATGCATCAGAATGCAAGACGAAGAaactgaaagatgttgcttattATGAGAAGAAGCTGGAAGAAGCAAAGAAGCAGCAACAAGTCAGATTAATTGCAGGGActgatacatggctatctgatgattcttctgatgaagaagaagaaatggctaaTTTCTGCCttatggcactttctgatgacctACCAGAAACTTCAGGACAGAAGGTAAATTTAgataatcttgatcttgaacaccaGCTAAAcaagctcatgtcagattttctaaatctgcaagATAAGCAGAAATCAGatagtaaaaaatctgatgagttgcaaagGACCATGAATAAAATCAtacttgaaaaccaattactaatAGAAGAAAGTTTAGATCacagagctaaaattgagttctatgaaaatgaaagaaaagttcttTACAAGAAAGTTAATGATAaggaaattaatgtaagaggttttcaacaaGCTAAAGAATTCATAAACTTCATTGAGTCCacaccaaagaacaaaggagagggtttgGGATATGTAAAAATAAGAGAAAGTAAACCCACTGTCTTTATAAAAGCAACCCATCATATTTCTGATAAATTTTCATCAGAATCTAACTCTGAATCATGCAAATCAACCTGTTCTGAATACTCTTTTGAAAAACCCAACTTTAAAGAAAAATAAGTGAATGCaaacaaaaatctttaaaaattctagaagcagttcactcatcttttcaaaattatccactcattccatcacaagaaagaATATCAGAAAATTCTGATAAAAAATCTTGAATGTGTGTTgacatactgaagcttgttcaacaccaacTCCAAgagaaaaatgaaaaatctgtttatGGCTCAGCATATAACAGATATTCTGATGAAAGGCCATCAAGAGAAAATAATCTGATTAAAATCtcatcagaaagagtacccaagcaAGTCTGGGTACCAAAGACCCTCTAATTTTTCCATTTCAGGACCATCCTGTGCAGCAGATTTGGTACGACgattcaggaagctccaagcacatgactggggacaggagcttactcagcaactttgtttcaaagttgggtaaaatggtaaattttgGAAATGGTGTAAAAGGGAGGATAATGGGATATGGATGTATaaggtatggatgtttgaccataGAGAAAGTAGCCTATATAGAAGGCTTAAAGTACAATCTGCTAAATTTTGGTCAATTCTGTGATAAAGGTCTTTCAAATAACCTTATTACAAGAAAAATGCTTGAAAATTTGTTTCAATGATAATCAAAAGAAAGGGGATTATAAATCTGATAAAACACCAGAAAATCTGATAAATTATCAGAAAATCAGATgtatcatcagaaaatctgatataTCATCAGAATATCTGATGAATCATCAaaaaacatgttgaaaaatcagaatcATCATTGATTATTAGAACGAATTCATGCATGTCATCATCTTTATTTATATCTCATATCTGCATATTCATAAACTGTAGTGTTTGCGTCTATTTTTCATTATTTTTTATTGCATTTTTTCTCTTAGTGCTGATAATTTCATATGACAGAAAAATGTTCTGGGAACTCGTTAATAGTTGTAAAGCTTTTTCTCTCCTTCATTAAATACACCTCATTAATATTAACGAGATTGAAGTGACATGTTGGTAGGTAATCATGATATATTATCAGAAAATGGCCGCTTAAATCATTTAATGCATGAGAGTTTATCTCAGTTATTCCTTATGCTTCTAATAGAAAATTAAATAACAAAGATTATGGTGAACAAAATCTATAAGTAGGTAGATGTCATTTATGGCAAACTTCAAGTTTACTACAAATGATCACCACCATGAGCTAAGACTGTCACCATCACACAAGAAAAGCCCTAGAAATTAcaacttcatcttcttcttcatcttacaCTTTCTCACACTCACAAAAATGCTTACCATCAAAGCTGATCGTTTCCCACTTCCTTGTCATCCTTATCACAACCTCAGACTGAGGACCAACTTGGAGGGTCCTCAATGGGAAGGATGCTAAACCATATTAAATCTGATAATGGgaagtcgtttgagatataccCTCACAGCCAACATAATAGTTCATCCAGACATTCTTCAAATGTTCTGGAAAAATGCAACATTATCAGAATATGAGGGTAGAGGACAGATGGTTAGAAAGTGTGGTGCTTAACCAAAGAGTTCTGTTAACTGAAGGTATCATTAGGACGGTTCTACAACTCAATGATGATAATGAAGTCTTGATGCTCACAAAGGCATATATAGATGAAACCTTGGAGCAGATGGGTTACAATCCTGTAAACCCATTACGAGCAATCACCAAAAATGGCTTCATCAAGCCATGGAAGTATCTGATCACACAAATGGGAGCATGCTTCTCAAAGAAGATCATAAATCATCATGAAGCATCCCAAAGGTTGATGGAGCCTGTACGAGCACTCATACTAGACACACCTTACAATTTCTCATATTACTTAATAAAAGACTTTGCAAGTAATATGCGGTCTGGCAGGCCATTCTTGATTTATCCTCATTTTCTGATGAGGGTAATCACGAGTCAGCTAAGCTTTGGAGGTGTTCCTGCATGTTATCCCAGAGCAGAGATGAGACTTTAAAAAAACATGAATCTCAACATGCTCATACCTACTAATCAGAATACTGGTTTGGTGACTGATCTATGGTTGCTCCTTGAGATGGATCATGGTGAAGGGATGGACCTTGAATAGGTCATCTTTGTTTAAACTTAGTTTGTGTAGATATTCTCCATGTTAATATGTTAATATAGTATGTTTCTAATGTTGCTTTGTTGTCTGGCTCATGGTTTGGAAAAAGAAAAATGGGTAAAGAAAAATGAGAAACATgatcatcagaaaacaaaaacatTTGACACAAAATTCTGAGTTTCTGGTGACAGGAGACAAAATCTGGTAACACAAACTTAAAATGCctctctaatttttttttttctgattaaGCTTCAAAATGATTgaaaagttttagaaaatgtcAGAAAAAGTTAAGAGACTTGGATGCCACCAGAGAATCATATGTAAGTCTTCTGATCTTATCTCATTCCTCttatctcaaaaaaaaaaaatctgttgAAAAGGGTCACAAGTTTAGGGGGAATCTCAATTGAGAAATTCTGTTGAAAATTATTGACTTATGTTGACCACATCTAAAaggtcaacaaaagtcaaaacaaaagGAAAATACATATTCTTAACAGAATTTATGTTGAATTTCTGATGACATCATCAGAATGGAACTTTGACTTATATGGAAGAGAGGATGTTAAGAAGAAAGCTAATTGGACCTTTGACAAAAAGGAGTCCACAAAGATGAAAAGGTGTCATGTGACCGATAGTTTTCTCCAATCAAAATTCAGTTTAAAATTTTTGTGAAGGAATGCTTGAAGAAACCTCAAGTTGAAAGGACAAAACCACGATTACACGATCAACCATCATTAAATGTCTTGATACCCACGATCCAACGGTTACATTCTGAACTGAAATTCACATTACATGATCTAACGGTAATAAAGACAATTAATGATCTTTTAACCGCCACTTCATGGCATGTTCCATATCCCCTCAACTCCATAGACCCACAAATCCCTGCTAAAACCCTCACTATATAACTCACACTTAGCAGAAATTCATAAATCACTCACCTTCTTCACAAGAACTACAAACCGCAATATCCCCTGTTCTTCACTCAAaatccaaaaatccctaaatttcGAACCCTAATTCACAAAACTCAACAATGGCAGAAGTAAACCTCAACATCCCAATTGTTCAACATGATGTACCTTTTGTTCAAGACACAGAATTCCTACTGATGAAAGAAAATAATCTGCTGATGAATACAGAGCATTCGGAATATGATGTAAGATGTCAACTTTTGGTAGAATATCTTATGAAATGTCCAATCTCAGGAGCACTAACAAAAGGAAGAGAAGTACCAGAAAAGTTAGTACAACAATTTGTTCACACTTTcactgaagatgaagaaaatcagGTCTCTGCTCATGTATGGGGAAATGTTTCAATAACATTAACTCCTgcaagggtaagagaatggctTGAACTTCCAGTTCTTGAAAATTACACTGAAGCACCAAGCAAAGAAGATTTGATAAGGTTTATCATTGAGCTTGGTTACAAGAacaagaaaatcaacaaaattggAGCATTAAGAAGAAATGAATTTCCAGCCATCTGacaagtgatgatggaagtattaAACAAATGCCTCACATCAAAGATAGGAGGAGCTGATCAAGTCAGTCAAGCAATTCTGacaatcatgtatggactcataactggGTTCAAACCTGATTATGGAACAGAAATTTTTAACCTACTCAAAAGATCAATCCTTGCCAGAAATGGAAGAATAACCTCACACCTACCATATCCAAGGTAAATTTCAATTTTCATTTCTGAAACATTTGCTGAAAGGAACATAGAAGTTCCAATTTTGGAAGATATCTGGAGTTCAAATACCATGAAAGCCTGGAGTTCTACACATGGATGGGAATCAGACAAAGATACCCTGAGTTACCAGAACGCATGTTGTGCCTCATTGCACCAGACTCACAATACATATTACAACATGAAGAACTTCTTACCAAACCAGATACTCCAACAGAAGAACCTAGCAAAGAAATTTTTAACTGTTCTTCAtcaccagaagaagaagaagttgagaAGTCCTGGTCATTAGAAACAGAGGCTGCAGGAGGAGAAGGAGTTCTGAAGATAACTAACTCACCAGAAAACAAGACAGAACATGATGAGAGCCAACAGATTCATGATGCTGGAATTCGTCATGAGTTTGATATTCATCAAGAGAAAGAACATGAGCACTATGAAGAATCTCATATTGCTGGAGGAACTCATGAAGATACTGAAGGTCAACCTTATGAAGAAACTCACTTTGCTGGTACAACAAATGAAGCCACTGAAGTTATACATCATGATGAGTCTCGGGTTGCTGGTACATCTCTTTTAAACACAGTTTTAGTTGATACTCATTCAAAAGAAACAAACTCAGAAGGTTCAATTAATGTTTCTTACAAGTTAGAATATAGAAAAAACTGATGTTGATGAGGAGGTTACTAGTTCCATTCatctcaactctgaatcagaaaatgaggaaGAGGTTGAGATCTCAACAGATAGAGATCAGGGAACTGATCAAGGAAATCTGGTAAAAGGTAATCtgtttacctcaaaaacttaTGGAGAATCATATATTGATATGATTCAAGGACATAAGGAAATCTAGGATGAGAATGTGTTTTTCACCTCTGGTGGAGATGATTCTGGTACACTTAAGGTTGCACCAAAATCTAGTAAAGCCAAAAGTAAccctatcatttccaaaacagCAGCAGATGTGTTTGCAGCTGGAATATTAGAgggaacatctgttgttccaaatatccCTGAAACACCCATGAACCAAGAAAATTTGGAAGCTGTGCCAGAGAATGTTTACAAAGCCTGCAAAAGAAATCCAGTAGAAGAAAAGCTTGATATGTTGTTATCAGAGATACAAGGTCAAAGGGCAGACAAAAAGACTTTATCAGAATCAGTGGAGGTGATAAAGACACAACCTGAAAGAAACACTGAAGCACTAAAGTCTCTTCAAAAGCTGAAAGAAAAAGCACCAGAAACCAACATCTCTGCATCAAAAATTCAGAAGATTCTCACAGAAATAGAAAAGATCAAGACACAAGTTGCAAATACTGTGGAGTCAAGACAATCAAGCAGTACAAACAAGgttttggaagaagtcaccatc
This genomic interval carries:
- the LOC110900864 gene encoding uncharacterized protein LOC110900864; the protein is MGIRQRYPELPERMLCLIAPDSQYILQHEELLTKPDTPTEEPSKEIFNCSSSPEEEEVEKSWSLETEAAGGEGVLKITNSPENKTEHDESQQIHDAGIRHEFDIHQEKEHEHYEESHIAGGTHEDTEGQPYEETHFAGTTNEATEVIHHDESRVAEKTDVDEEVTSSIHLNSESENEEEVEISTDRDQGTDQGNLDENVFFTSGGDDSGTLKVAPKSSKAKSNPIISKTAADVFAAGILEGTSVVPNIPETPMNQENLEAVPENVYKACKRNPVEEKLDMLLSEIQGQRADKKTLSESVEVIKTQPERNTEALKSLQKLKEKAPETNISASKIQKILTEIEKIKTQVANTVESRQSSSTNKVLEEVTILRARNNSITDAFEKLSKEWAAMQMKAQTEFTKV